Proteins encoded together in one Telopea speciosissima isolate NSW1024214 ecotype Mountain lineage chromosome 4, Tspe_v1, whole genome shotgun sequence window:
- the LOC122659594 gene encoding bidirectional sugar transporter SWEET16-like, whose protein sequence is MEGLSFYIGVVGNIISVLVFLSPIRTFVRIVKNRSTEEFESIPYICTLLSSGLWTYYGIIRPGSYLVATVNGFGVLVEAIYVVLFLIFAPAKMKAKTAVLLVVLDGGFLAAMVLGTRLALEGDTRIDVLGFVCAGLNIIMYGSPLVAMKTVVTMKSVEYMPFFLSFFLFLNGGIWAFYALLVGDYFLGVPNGIGCLLGTAQLVLYMMYRNSKASKNNRLEGLEEGLEHHQHLISPSDRDIE, encoded by the exons ATGGAAGGCCTAAGTTTCTATATTGGAGTAGTAGGCAACATAATTTCTGTTCTAGTCTTCCTTTCTCCCAT AAGGACTTTTGTAAGAATAGTAAAGAACAGATCTACAGAGGAGTTTGAAAGCATTCCTTATATCTGCACTTTGCTCAGCTCTGGTCTTTGGACTTACTATGGAATCATCAGACCTGGTAGTTATCTTGTTGCCACTGTCAATGGTTTTGGTGTTCTTGTGGAAGCCATTTATGTTGTCTTATTCCTTATATTTGCACCTGCAAAGATGAAG GCAAAGACAGCGGTTCTTCTTGTGGTATTGGATGGGGGATTTCTGGCAGCAATGGTTCTTGGTACTCGCTTGGCATTGGAAGGAGATACGAGGATTGATGTACTAGGATTTGTATGTGCAGGTCTAAACATAATCATGTATGGATCACCTCTGGTAGCCATG AAAACAGTGGTGACGATGAAGAGTGTGGAGTATATGCCTTTCTTTCTATCATTCTTCCTATTCTTGAATGGAGGGATTTGGGCCTTCTATGCACTTCTTGTTGGAGACTATTTTCTTGGA GTACCAAATGGGATTGGATGTTTACTTGGAACAGCTCAGCTAGTGCTCTACATGATGTACAGAAATTCCAAAGCATCGAAGAATAATAGATTAGAAGGACTGGAGGAAGGATTGGAACACCACCAACATCTCATTTCCCCCTCCGATAGAGACATAGAGTAG
- the LOC122658021 gene encoding bidirectional sugar transporter SWEET17-like, protein MESLSFYIGVVGNIISVLVFLSPIGTFVRIVKNRSTEEFESIPYICTLLSSGLWTYYGIIRPGSYLVATVNGFGVLVEAIYVVLFLIFAPAKMKAKTAILLVVLDGGFLAAKVLGTRLALEGDTRIDVLGFVCAGLNIIMYGSPLIAMKTVVTMKSVEYMPFFLSFFLFLNGGIWAFYALLVGDYFLGVNYRWVRCWNQDPCL, encoded by the exons ATGGAAAGCCTAAGTTTCTATATTGGAGTAGTAGGCAACATCATTTCTGTTCTGGTCTTCCTTTCTCCCAT AGGGACTTTTGTAAGAATAGTAAAGAACAGATCTACAGAGGAGTTTGAAAGCATTCCTTATATCTGCACTTTGCTCAGCTCTGGTCTTTGGACTTACTATGGAATCATCAGACCTGGTAGTTATCTTGTTGCCACTGTCAATGGTTTTGGTGTTCTTGTGGAAGCCATTTATGTTGTCTTATTCCTTATATTTGCACCTGCAAAGATGAAG GCGAAGACGGCAATTCTTCTTGTGGTATTGGATGGGGGATTTCTGGCAGCAAAGGTTCTGGGTACTCGATTGGCACTGGAAGGAGATACGAGGATTGATGTACTAGGATTTGTATGTGCAGGTCTAAATATAATCATGTATGGATCACCTCTGATAGCCATG AAAACAGTGGTGACGATGAAGAGTGTGGAGTATATGCCTTTCTTTCTATCATTCTTCCTATTCTTGAATGGAGGGATTTGGGCCTTCTATGCACTTCTTGTTGGAGACTATTTTCTTGGA